In Phormidium ambiguum IAM M-71, one DNA window encodes the following:
- a CDS encoding GDP-L-fucose synthase family protein, whose amino-acid sequence MTGLDLKDKRILVTGGAGFLGRQVVQKLCESGADLQKISVPRSREYDLRSLEACQRAVDQQDVVIHLAAHVGGIGLNLIKPAELFYDNLMMGAQLIHAAYQAGVEKFVCVGTICAYPKFTPVPFKEDDIWNGYPEETNAPYGIAKKALLVQLQSYRQQYGFNGIYLLPVNLYGPEDNFDPVSSHVIPALIRKVYEAQERGDKELPVWGDGSPSREFLYSEDAAQGIVMGTQFYNESEPVNLGTGYEITIRNLVELICELMGFQGEIVWQTDKPNGQPRRCLDVERARKSFGFEAQTDFREGLKKTIDWYRQNAQ is encoded by the coding sequence ATGACAGGATTGGATTTGAAAGATAAGCGGATTTTGGTCACTGGCGGGGCGGGCTTTTTAGGCCGCCAAGTGGTGCAAAAATTGTGTGAATCTGGTGCAGATTTGCAAAAGATTTCAGTGCCGAGGTCTCGTGAGTACGATTTGCGATCGCTTGAAGCTTGTCAAAGAGCAGTCGATCAACAAGATGTTGTCATCCACTTAGCGGCGCACGTTGGCGGGATTGGTTTAAATCTGATTAAACCAGCTGAATTGTTTTATGACAATTTAATGATGGGCGCACAATTAATTCATGCCGCCTATCAAGCGGGGGTGGAAAAATTTGTCTGTGTCGGCACTATTTGTGCTTACCCTAAATTTACTCCAGTGCCATTCAAGGAAGATGACATTTGGAATGGTTATCCCGAAGAAACTAATGCACCTTATGGTATTGCTAAAAAAGCTTTATTAGTGCAACTTCAGTCTTATCGGCAACAATATGGTTTTAATGGCATTTACTTGTTACCTGTGAATTTGTATGGCCCTGAAGATAATTTTGATCCGGTAAGTTCTCACGTAATTCCTGCTTTAATTCGTAAGGTTTACGAAGCTCAAGAAAGGGGAGATAAGGAATTACCTGTTTGGGGTGATGGTAGCCCAAGCCGCGAATTTCTTTATTCGGAAGATGCGGCACAAGGCATTGTTATGGGAACTCAATTCTATAACGAATCTGAACCTGTGAATTTGGGAACTGGTTATGAAATTACCATTCGTAATTTAGTAGAATTAATTTGCGAATTGATGGGATTTCAAGGGGAAATTGTCTGGCAAACTGATAAACCAAATGGTCAACCCCGCCGTTGTTTAGATGTGGAACGGGCAAGGAAGTCTTTTGGTTTTGAAGCTCAAACAGATTTCCGCGAAGGGTTAAAGAAAACTATTGATTGGTATCGGCAAAACGCTCAGTAA
- the gmd gene encoding GDP-mannose 4,6-dehydratase has translation MTNRKRALLTGITGQDGSYLSEFLLEQGYEVHGIIRRTSTFNTDRIDHIYVDPHNESARLFLHYGDLTDGVTLRRILEEVKPVEIFNLGAQSHVRVSFDSPEYTVDSVAMGTLRLLEAIRDYQHRTGIEVRFYQAGSSEMFGKVQEIPQKETTPFYPRSPYACAKVYGHWQTVNYRESYGLFACNGILFNHESPRRGETFVTRKITRAVARIVAGKQKKIYLGNLDSKRDWGYAKDYVRAMWLMLQQDQPDDYVIATGETHSIKEFLDLAFGYVNLDWQKYVEFDERYLRPAEVDILIGDPTKAKQRLGWEPSVTFPELVELMVEADLQALGLELPNGHSHHAAPDIATVRQDAAALIE, from the coding sequence ATGACTAACAGAAAGCGAGCACTGCTCACTGGTATTACTGGTCAAGATGGTTCTTATTTAAGTGAATTCTTACTGGAACAAGGTTACGAGGTTCATGGGATCATTCGCCGGACTTCTACTTTTAACACCGATCGCATCGATCATATCTATGTAGATCCGCATAATGAATCAGCGCGGTTATTTCTGCATTACGGAGATTTGACTGATGGGGTGACGCTGCGCCGGATTTTGGAAGAAGTCAAGCCAGTAGAAATTTTTAACTTGGGAGCGCAATCTCATGTGAGAGTAAGCTTTGATTCTCCTGAGTATACTGTTGACAGCGTGGCAATGGGAACTTTGCGGCTGTTAGAAGCGATTCGGGACTATCAACATCGTACCGGAATTGAAGTTCGCTTTTATCAAGCAGGTTCTTCCGAAATGTTCGGTAAAGTTCAGGAAATTCCCCAAAAAGAAACTACGCCTTTTTATCCCAGAAGTCCTTATGCTTGCGCTAAAGTATACGGTCACTGGCAAACTGTAAATTATCGGGAATCTTACGGTTTGTTTGCTTGTAATGGGATTTTGTTTAATCACGAAAGCCCGCGTCGTGGTGAAACTTTTGTGACTCGTAAAATTACACGGGCGGTCGCACGTATTGTAGCGGGAAAACAGAAGAAAATTTATTTAGGGAATCTCGATTCTAAACGTGATTGGGGCTACGCTAAAGATTATGTCCGAGCTATGTGGTTGATGTTGCAACAAGACCAACCAGATGATTATGTAATTGCTACAGGGGAAACTCATTCCATCAAAGAGTTTTTAGATTTAGCATTTGGTTATGTCAATTTGGATTGGCAGAAATATGTAGAATTTGATGAACGTTATCTGCGTCCTGCGGAAGTAGATATTTTGATTGGCGATCCTACTAAAGCTAAACAAAGATTAGGTTGGGAACCTTCTGTAACTTTCCCTGAGTTAGTAGAGTTAATGGTGGAAGCAGATTTGCAAGCTTTAGGTTTGGAATTACCAAATGGTCATTCACACCATGCAGCACCAGATATTGCTACAGTTCGCCAAGATGCAGCTGCTTTGATTGAGTAA
- a CDS encoding glycosyltransferase, whose product MTNGLTYALVHEWLTPKATGGSELVVKEILKYIDADVYALIDFESTNPESYLFGRSIGKTFLQNFPLAKNGVQKYLPFLPLAIEQLDLRNYDIILSSSHTVAKGIITTPQQLHICYCHATMRFAWDLTFDYLAHSFMGQGIQGMLTRYLLHRLRQWDVLTANRVDYFAANSQHTASRIWRYYRRPAEVIYPPVNIDRFSYQTTKEDYYLIVSRLVSYKKVSLIVEAFNQLKLPLIVIGTGPQLSKIRQLAQPNVQILGFQPDDVVEKYMAGAKAFVYAAYEDFGIAPVEAQACGTPAIAFGAGGTSETVRDIRQHPESGTGILFQEQSVPAIVDAVKTFITYEGKFNPEVARSHAANFSPDIFKQRYLEFVDRCHSQRPKESFKL is encoded by the coding sequence ATGACTAACGGTTTAACTTATGCTCTTGTCCATGAATGGCTAACACCTAAAGCTACTGGGGGTTCAGAACTAGTTGTTAAAGAAATTTTAAAATACATTGATGCTGATGTTTATGCGTTAATTGATTTTGAATCTACTAATCCAGAAAGTTATTTATTTGGGCGTTCTATTGGTAAGACTTTTTTACAAAATTTCCCTTTGGCTAAAAATGGCGTGCAGAAATATTTGCCTTTTTTACCTTTGGCGATCGAACAATTAGATTTACGAAACTACGATATTATTCTTTCTTCTTCCCATACTGTGGCTAAAGGTATCATTACTACTCCCCAACAATTACATATTTGTTATTGTCACGCCACAATGCGATTTGCTTGGGATTTGACTTTTGATTATTTGGCACATAGTTTTATGGGTCAAGGTATTCAGGGAATGTTGACCCGCTATTTGCTGCATAGACTCCGCCAATGGGATGTTTTAACCGCAAATCGAGTAGATTATTTTGCAGCTAATTCTCAGCATACTGCTAGTCGAATTTGGCGTTATTATCGCCGTCCCGCTGAAGTGATTTATCCGCCTGTAAATATCGATCGCTTTTCCTACCAAACTACTAAAGAAGATTATTATTTAATCGTCTCCCGTTTAGTCAGTTACAAAAAAGTTAGTTTAATTGTTGAAGCTTTCAATCAATTAAAACTACCTTTAATTGTTATTGGTACGGGACCCCAATTGTCGAAAATTCGCCAACTAGCACAGCCTAATGTCCAAATTTTAGGTTTTCAGCCAGATGACGTAGTAGAAAAGTATATGGCTGGTGCTAAAGCTTTTGTATATGCTGCTTATGAGGATTTTGGCATTGCGCCTGTGGAAGCGCAAGCTTGCGGAACTCCAGCGATCGCTTTTGGCGCAGGAGGAACGTCAGAAACGGTGCGAGATATTCGCCAACATCCTGAGAGTGGAACAGGAATCTTGTTTCAGGAACAATCCGTTCCAGCGATCGTAGACGCAGTTAAAACTTTTATCACTTATGAAGGAAAGTTTAATCCTGAAGTGGCCCGATCGCACGCCGCTAACTTTTCCCCAGACATATTTAAACAGCGTTATTTAGAATTTGTCGATCGTTGTCATAGCCAAAGACCTAAAGAAAGTTTTAAATTGTAG
- a CDS encoding YgfZ/GcvT domain-containing protein: protein MMQELRDIQIAHGASIKKEIVVSFGNERDALLAAKEWVALCDRTHWGRILVSDEDRLRFLHNQSTNDLQSLKPGTGCDTVFVSSTARTIDLVTAYILEDAVLLLVSPNRREYLLQWMDKYIFFADKVKLKDITNDTATYSLIGAESQRIVKELGAEEIIDRDYGNHQLFKLEDIEFRVAVGSGLAIPGYTLIVAAEYAAKLWKKLVELGAVPLGEEGWEQLRITQGRPIPDQELTDDYNPLEAGLWEKISFSKGCYIGQETIARLNTYKGVKQQLWGIRLAAPAEVGTIITLDEEKVGKLTSFTVTEQGYFGLCYIRTKAGGEGLKVRVGEVEGEVVEVPFLTRDSSQ from the coding sequence ATGATGCAAGAATTACGTGATATTCAGATAGCGCATGGTGCGAGTATTAAAAAGGAAATAGTGGTTAGTTTTGGGAACGAGAGAGACGCTTTGTTGGCGGCGAAGGAATGGGTGGCTTTGTGCGATCGCACCCATTGGGGTAGAATTTTAGTTAGTGATGAAGACAGATTACGCTTTTTACACAATCAAAGCACAAACGACCTGCAATCTTTGAAACCTGGTACAGGTTGCGATACAGTTTTTGTTTCTTCTACAGCCAGAACAATTGATTTAGTTACGGCTTATATTTTAGAAGATGCAGTACTGCTTTTAGTTTCTCCCAATCGTCGGGAATACTTGCTGCAATGGATGGATAAATACATCTTTTTTGCCGATAAAGTCAAACTGAAAGATATTACCAACGACACTGCTACTTATAGCTTAATTGGCGCAGAAAGTCAGCGAATTGTTAAAGAATTAGGCGCAGAAGAAATTATCGATCGAGATTATGGTAATCATCAATTATTTAAGTTAGAAGATATAGAATTTCGAGTTGCTGTTGGCAGTGGTTTAGCAATTCCCGGATATACTTTAATTGTAGCTGCGGAATATGCAGCGAAGTTATGGAAAAAGTTAGTAGAATTAGGTGCAGTTCCTTTAGGTGAAGAAGGCTGGGAACAGTTAAGAATTACTCAAGGAAGACCAATTCCAGACCAAGAATTAACAGATGATTATAATCCTTTAGAAGCAGGTTTGTGGGAAAAAATTTCGTTTAGTAAAGGATGTTATATTGGTCAAGAAACTATTGCCAGGTTGAATACTTATAAAGGTGTAAAACAACAACTTTGGGGGATTCGTTTAGCTGCACCTGCGGAAGTGGGAACTATCATTACCTTGGATGAGGAAAAGGTAGGAAAACTCACAAGTTTTACCGTAACTGAACAAGGTTATTTTGGTTTATGTTATATACGAACAAAAGCTGGTGGTGAAGGGTTAAAAGTGCGAGTTGGAGAAGTCGAAGGGGAAGTTGTCGAAGTTCCCTTTTTAACTCGTGATTCTTCTCAATAA
- a CDS encoding RNA recognition motif domain-containing protein: MSIRLYVGNLPKEEIDRQELQAVFAEAGSNVSTKVIKDRKTGKCRGFGFVTVQNDEQADEIIEKFNGFVFKDSALKIEKALPRTKGQSDEDAAPQQQAASSTPKPNTSNAGSGEGKRRNKKSRRPSGGGSTQTYSSNNDAIQPDPRWANALEELKQRLAAQTTNP; encoded by the coding sequence ATGTCAATTCGTTTGTATGTAGGCAATTTGCCGAAAGAAGAAATCGATCGCCAAGAATTACAAGCTGTTTTTGCTGAAGCAGGTAGTAATGTTTCTACCAAAGTAATTAAAGACCGGAAAACTGGAAAATGTCGCGGTTTTGGTTTCGTCACCGTCCAAAATGATGAACAAGCCGACGAAATCATTGAAAAGTTTAACGGTTTTGTTTTTAAAGATAGTGCTTTGAAAATTGAAAAGGCATTACCCCGCACTAAAGGTCAAAGTGACGAAGATGCTGCACCACAGCAACAAGCAGCTAGCAGCACTCCCAAACCAAATACTAGCAATGCTGGTTCTGGTGAAGGTAAACGTCGTAATAAGAAGTCTCGTCGTCCCTCTGGCGGTGGTAGTACGCAGACTTACAGTTCTAATAATGATGCGATTCAACCCGATCCCCGTTGGGCTAACGCATTAGAAGAACTGAAGCAGCGTTTGGCTGCACAAACCACCAATCCTTAA
- a CDS encoding Uma2 family endonuclease: MLSEPIVLKLPPELQMTDDQFFEFCQVNQELRIESNKLGEILIMPPTGSESGNREMNIMGQVWVWSEQDGTGITFSSNAGFTLSTGAKYAPDASWIKLERWNSLSPEQQQKFAPICPDFVVELRSPSDNLKPLQEKMEEYMKEPGVQLGWLIDRKNRRVYIYRPNQAVEILDNPETISGDLVLPGFILNLSKVW, translated from the coding sequence ATGCTTTCCGAACCCATTGTATTAAAACTGCCTCCCGAATTGCAAATGACAGATGACCAATTCTTTGAGTTTTGTCAAGTTAATCAAGAATTAAGGATTGAAAGCAATAAATTAGGAGAAATACTGATTATGCCACCCACAGGTTCAGAATCAGGCAATAGAGAAATGAATATAATGGGACAAGTTTGGGTATGGTCAGAACAAGATGGTACAGGTATAACTTTTAGTTCTAATGCTGGATTTACATTATCAACAGGCGCAAAATATGCTCCTGACGCATCTTGGATAAAATTAGAAAGGTGGAATAGTTTAAGCCCAGAACAGCAACAAAAATTCGCGCCGATTTGTCCAGATTTCGTAGTTGAATTGAGGTCGCCTTCAGATAATCTGAAACCTTTACAAGAAAAGATGGAAGAATATATGAAGGAACCTGGGGTACAGTTAGGTTGGTTAATTGATAGAAAAAATCGTCGAGTTTATATTTATCGCCCAAATCAAGCAGTAGAAATTTTAGATAATCCTGAAACTATCAGCGGAGATCTAGTTTTACCTGGTTTTATTTTAAATTTGAGTAAAGTTTGGTGA
- a CDS encoding sugar transferase: MTAESPFVSPKLFRGLRKLSFQPLLLKGKNRNPSVKIFYRDLAKRSFDIVFSLAVLILFSPIYLFLALLLAITSPGPIFYLQKRIGRNHRPFKCIKFRTMVTNADEVLQDMLARHPELRQEYADNFKLKNDPRITWIGKFLRVTSLDEFPQFLNVLKGEMSVVGPRPLVPDELFMYGRHIDKVLTIKPGITGIWQVSGRNDIPYERRVKIDVYYVNNRNIFLDLWVIFKTIGVVLFPTNNGAY; encoded by the coding sequence ATGACTGCCGAAAGCCCTTTTGTCTCCCCCAAGTTATTTCGGGGGTTGAGGAAGCTTAGTTTCCAGCCACTCCTGCTCAAAGGCAAAAACCGAAATCCATCTGTAAAGATTTTCTATCGGGATCTTGCCAAGCGCAGCTTTGATATCGTTTTTTCTCTAGCTGTTCTGATTCTGTTTTCTCCAATTTATCTATTTTTGGCCTTGTTACTTGCCATTACTTCTCCGGGGCCAATTTTCTATCTTCAAAAACGCATTGGTAGAAATCACCGACCTTTTAAATGTATCAAGTTTCGCACTATGGTTACTAATGCTGATGAAGTGTTGCAGGATATGTTGGCTAGACATCCAGAACTTCGTCAAGAATATGCAGATAATTTCAAATTAAAAAATGACCCAAGAATTACCTGGATTGGTAAGTTTTTGCGGGTGACAAGTTTGGATGAATTTCCGCAATTCTTGAACGTATTAAAAGGAGAAATGAGTGTCGTCGGGCCTAGACCACTAGTACCTGATGAACTGTTTATGTATGGCAGGCATATTGATAAGGTATTGACCATCAAACCAGGGATTACTGGGATTTGGCAAGTTTCAGGGCGTAATGATATTCCTTACGAACGACGGGTCAAAATTGATGTTTACTATGTCAATAACCGCAATATTTTCTTGGATTTGTGGGTCATTTTCAAAACAATCGGTGTAGTGCTGTTTCCCACAAATAACGGTGCTTACTGA
- a CDS encoding NAD(P)-dependent alcohol dehydrogenase, with amino-acid sequence MKINALAAYQTGESLKDYSFDPGELQDYDCLIKVLACGICHSDIHVIDNDWGNSRYPLVPGHEVIGEVVELGSQVKHLKIGDRIGVGWQMSSCLQCPDCLKGNENLCDENQGLIVSGYGGFADYLKVDSRFAFSIPEGIETEAAGPLLCGGITVYSGLRYAGMSSGQEIGVIGIGGLGHLAVQFASKLGNSVTVFTTSQDKAEFAHQLGANHVVVVPPGESPPAPTRLLDIIISTVPQSLNWSAYIEYLNSDGTLTLVGVPDAPLTIPMFSLLAKRRRVMSSPIGGRAMIVEMLSVADRFGIKPIIETFPLQEANEAIQKVRENKVRYRAVLKVS; translated from the coding sequence ATGAAAATTAACGCATTAGCAGCATACCAAACAGGCGAATCCTTAAAAGATTACAGCTTCGACCCTGGAGAATTGCAAGACTACGACTGTTTAATTAAAGTATTAGCTTGCGGGATTTGTCACTCTGATATTCATGTAATAGATAACGATTGGGGAAACTCCCGTTATCCTTTAGTTCCCGGACATGAAGTGATTGGGGAAGTGGTAGAGTTGGGTTCGCAGGTAAAACATTTGAAAATTGGCGATCGCATTGGTGTAGGATGGCAAATGTCATCCTGCTTACAATGTCCCGATTGTCTCAAAGGAAACGAAAACCTTTGCGATGAAAACCAAGGTTTAATTGTCAGTGGATATGGCGGTTTTGCCGATTACCTAAAAGTAGACTCGCGGTTTGCTTTTTCTATTCCTGAAGGTATAGAAACGGAAGCAGCAGGGCCATTACTCTGCGGAGGGATTACAGTATACTCAGGTTTGCGTTATGCTGGCATGAGTTCCGGTCAAGAAATTGGTGTAATTGGCATTGGCGGACTGGGACATTTAGCGGTGCAATTTGCTAGTAAATTAGGCAATAGTGTCACCGTTTTCACTACTTCTCAAGATAAAGCAGAATTCGCTCATCAACTAGGGGCTAATCATGTCGTTGTCGTTCCGCCGGGAGAGTCGCCACCTGCACCAACTCGCCTACTGGACATTATTATTAGCACAGTTCCGCAATCGCTGAATTGGTCAGCTTATATAGAATATCTCAATTCTGATGGAACTCTGACTTTGGTTGGGGTTCCTGATGCACCTTTGACGATACCGATGTTTTCTTTGCTAGCAAAGCGTCGTCGGGTAATGTCTTCTCCGATTGGTGGAAGAGCAATGATTGTGGAAATGCTTTCCGTTGCCGATCGCTTCGGAATTAAGCCTATCATTGAAACTTTCCCTTTGCAAGAAGCTAACGAAGCAATACAAAAAGTCCGCGAGAACAAAGTTCGCTATCGCGCTGTCCTCAAAGTTAGTTAA
- a CDS encoding M48 family metalloprotease: MASVPESPLEAGLTALKQKDYLSAIAHLETVCQNELSETILIKAKMGLVAAYQGINDVAKAINLTRELTESSNSQVQAWATTKLEYFSQNFPQPTTSKPTSIPPNTDSGFVPLEQLPPPTPRQRVPVNLPKQTPPSVPNQSTGFTPIEQSIEPTEKLELPEIRESVIPPNKQTKPPIQSTAKNKISRTPPVSNNQQEEVKVAAYKPEWKQAARAKKWQKLPVNLGFRFDLTQLWGVQVISAIAIIIPLYWVISNTASFLIGKLHEIFLKLRFYYYDENNYYGPLRYVTPITVVIIASLIIATPWLIDRLLKLFSRLEPLPLANLAEKSPEASKLLQRICREKKLPTPKLLVLDDTTPVVLTYGNLRRTARIIVSQGLLEQLSDDEIAAVYATQLGHIIYWDFAIMSFGVLVTLLAYIVYYEFSQSAEDSQNGVARFVGGAIAALSYGLYWCFRWPILWLSRARTNFSDRLACEITGNPNGLTRALLKTCIGISQNIQKQRETSYLLESFSPFNIVGTQQAMTIGSLYPLTPLEPILTWDYLNPYRRWLTINNSHLLLGERLRILYLYAQYWKLETELNFTAEPAPKGKFSKLLLQGLPYFGILLGLALGVTLWFIGGTSHRLKLKQVLLDWMWGDWSLIYGCLLIGISLGILFRLNAIFPDRQTPSPQKDPNLPEILANPATLPIDTQQINWEGKLLGRYGVNNWLCQDLILQTATGLIKLHYFSWFGPLGNIFPQSSRPSEMINRNVTVTGWFHRGATPWLDVRTLRTQTGTTINSSHPTWSFILALVAALWGAYIIYQGG, from the coding sequence ATGGCCTCTGTTCCTGAATCTCCTTTAGAAGCTGGATTAACAGCTTTAAAACAAAAAGATTATCTAAGTGCGATCGCGCATTTGGAAACTGTCTGCCAAAATGAACTTAGCGAAACCATTCTCATTAAAGCAAAGATGGGTTTGGTAGCTGCATACCAAGGGATTAATGATGTCGCAAAAGCCATTAATTTAACACGGGAGTTAACGGAAAGTTCAAATTCCCAAGTTCAAGCATGGGCAACAACTAAGTTAGAATATTTTAGTCAGAATTTTCCCCAACCAACAACATCAAAACCTACTTCCATTCCACCAAATACTGATAGTGGTTTTGTTCCTTTAGAGCAATTACCTCCGCCGACTCCCAGGCAAAGAGTTCCCGTTAATTTGCCCAAGCAAACACCTCCGTCAGTGCCCAATCAATCGACAGGTTTTACACCTATTGAGCAGTCAATCGAACCAACAGAAAAATTAGAATTACCAGAAATTAGAGAGTCTGTAATACCGCCAAATAAACAGACTAAACCTCCGATTCAATCAACTGCTAAAAATAAGATTTCTCGCACTCCTCCAGTTAGTAATAATCAGCAGGAAGAAGTTAAAGTTGCTGCTTATAAGCCAGAATGGAAGCAAGCAGCAAGAGCCAAAAAATGGCAGAAATTACCAGTCAATCTAGGTTTTAGATTTGATTTAACCCAACTTTGGGGAGTACAAGTAATTAGCGCGATCGCCATCATTATTCCTTTATATTGGGTCATCAGTAATACCGCTTCTTTCCTGATTGGTAAACTACATGAAATATTCCTGAAACTGCGGTTTTATTATTACGATGAAAATAATTACTATGGCCCACTTCGTTATGTTACACCAATCACAGTAGTTATTATTGCATCTTTAATCATAGCAACTCCTTGGCTCATCGATAGACTACTCAAATTATTCAGTCGATTGGAACCATTACCTTTAGCAAATTTGGCTGAAAAAAGCCCAGAAGCATCGAAACTATTGCAACGAATTTGCCGAGAAAAAAAATTACCAACACCTAAATTATTGGTTTTAGACGATACTACACCAGTAGTTTTAACTTACGGTAATTTGCGTCGAACAGCACGCATTATTGTTAGCCAAGGCTTGCTCGAACAATTATCAGATGACGAAATTGCAGCGGTATATGCAACTCAATTAGGTCATATTATTTACTGGGATTTCGCCATAATGTCTTTTGGGGTTTTAGTTACTTTATTAGCCTACATTGTTTATTATGAATTTAGTCAATCTGCTGAAGATAGTCAGAATGGAGTAGCACGTTTTGTTGGTGGTGCGATCGCAGCTTTAAGTTACGGGTTATATTGGTGTTTTCGATGGCCGATTTTATGGTTATCTAGAGCGAGAACTAACTTTAGCGATCGACTAGCTTGCGAAATTACAGGTAATCCCAACGGACTAACTCGCGCTTTACTCAAAACTTGCATTGGCATAAGCCAAAACATTCAAAAACAAAGAGAAACTAGCTATTTATTAGAAAGTTTTTCCCCATTCAACATCGTAGGAACTCAGCAAGCAATGACTATTGGTAGTCTATATCCGCTGACTCCCTTAGAACCGATTTTAACTTGGGATTACCTCAATCCTTATCGGCGTTGGCTAACAATTAATAATTCCCACCTTCTATTAGGAGAAAGATTACGAATCTTATATCTTTATGCTCAATATTGGAAGCTGGAAACTGAGTTAAACTTTACTGCTGAACCTGCACCAAAAGGTAAATTTTCCAAATTGTTACTCCAAGGTTTGCCTTATTTCGGAATTTTATTAGGCTTAGCTTTGGGCGTTACACTTTGGTTCATTGGCGGAACTAGTCATCGACTCAAACTCAAACAAGTATTACTAGATTGGATGTGGGGAGATTGGTCACTAATTTACGGTTGTCTTTTAATTGGGATTAGTTTAGGTATTTTATTCCGACTTAATGCTATTTTTCCCGATCGCCAAACCCCATCTCCACAAAAAGATCCCAACCTACCCGAAATACTAGCTAATCCTGCCACACTCCCCATTGATACTCAACAAATCAATTGGGAAGGAAAACTTTTAGGTCGTTACGGCGTAAATAACTGGCTTTGTCAAGACCTAATTTTACAAACTGCCACAGGTTTAATTAAACTACACTATTTCTCTTGGTTCGGACCGCTAGGAAATATTTTCCCCCAATCATCGCGTCCTAGCGAAATGATAAATCGCAACGTCACCGTTACAGGTTGGTTTCATCGTGGCGCTACCCCTTGGCTAGATGTCAGAACTTTACGCACTCAAACGGGCACAACTATTAACAGTAGTCATCCAACTTGGTCTTTTATTTTGGCATTAGTAGCTGCCCTCTGGGGTGCTTACATAATTTATCAAGGCGGCTAG
- a CDS encoding cysteine synthase A, giving the protein MDIKNGFIGTIGNTPLIRLNSFSEETGCEILGKAEFLNPGGSVKDRAALYIIKDAEEKGLLKPGGTVVEGTAGNTGIGLAHICNAKGYKCLIIIPDTQSQEKMDALRTLGAEVRPVPAVPYKDPNNYVRLSGKIASEMENAIWANQFDNLANRLAHYETTGKEIWEQTDGKIDAFTCATGTGGTYAGVSMFLKDQNPNVKTILADPMGSGLYSYAKTGEIKLEGSSITEGIGNSRVTANMEGVPIDDALQIDDKEAIRVIYQLLRKDGLFMGGSVGINVGAAVAIAKKLGPGHTIVTILCDGGSRYQSRLYNQEWLASKGLSPD; this is encoded by the coding sequence ATGGACATCAAAAACGGTTTTATCGGTACTATTGGCAATACACCCCTAATCCGGTTAAATAGTTTCAGCGAAGAAACAGGTTGCGAAATTCTGGGAAAAGCGGAATTTCTTAATCCAGGGGGTTCGGTAAAAGACCGCGCCGCACTCTATATTATTAAAGATGCTGAAGAAAAAGGCTTACTCAAACCAGGTGGTACAGTCGTTGAAGGGACTGCGGGAAACACAGGTATTGGATTAGCACATATTTGCAACGCCAAGGGTTACAAATGCCTGATTATTATCCCAGATACCCAATCTCAGGAAAAAATGGATGCTTTGCGGACGTTGGGTGCAGAAGTTCGTCCGGTTCCTGCTGTACCTTACAAAGACCCGAACAATTATGTTAGACTTTCTGGCAAAATTGCCTCGGAAATGGAAAACGCGATTTGGGCGAATCAGTTTGATAATCTAGCGAACAGACTTGCTCATTACGAGACTACCGGAAAAGAAATTTGGGAGCAAACAGACGGGAAAATTGATGCTTTTACTTGCGCCACAGGAACAGGTGGAACTTATGCAGGGGTGTCGATGTTTTTGAAAGACCAAAATCCCAATGTTAAAACTATTTTGGCAGATCCAATGGGAAGTGGATTGTACAGTTATGCCAAAACTGGAGAAATTAAACTTGAAGGAAGTTCTATTACTGAGGGGATTGGTAACAGTCGGGTGACTGCTAATATGGAAGGCGTACCTATAGATGATGCCCTTCAAATTGATGATAAAGAAGCGATTCGGGTAATTTACCAATTATTACGAAAAGATGGCTTATTTATGGGAGGTTCTGTAGGCATTAACGTTGGTGCAGCTGTTGCCATTGCTAAAAAATTAGGCCCCGGACATACAATAGTAACAATTCTTTGTGATGGTGGTTCTCGTTACCAATCACGGTTGTACAATCAAGAATGGTTAGCCTCAAAAGGACTATCACCAGATTAG